Proteins encoded in a region of the Rutidosis leptorrhynchoides isolate AG116_Rl617_1_P2 chromosome 9, CSIRO_AGI_Rlap_v1, whole genome shotgun sequence genome:
- the LOC139867452 gene encoding protein-L-isoaspartate O-methyltransferase 2-like, whose amino-acid sequence MVEHLQRYGIIKSKRVADVIETVDRALFVPGGSPAYEDSPMPIGFNVTISAPHMHATCLQLLEKNLQPGMHALDVGSGTGYMTACFARMVGPQGRAIGVEHIPELVALSVKNVEKSAAASLLKDGSLALHVGDGRKGWPEFAPYDAIHVGAAAPDIPQPLIDQLKPGGRLVIPVGKISQELKVVDKNEDGNVTVRTETSVRYVPLTSREAQLRGY is encoded by the exons ATGGTGGAGCATTTGCAACGTTATGGAATCATAAAGTCAAAAAGGGTGGCTGATGTAATCGAGACTGTCGACAGGGCATTGTTTGTTCCTGGTGGGTCCCCAGCTTATGAAGACAGTCCCATGCCAATAGGTTTTAATGTCACCATTTCCGCACCTCATATGCATGCTACTTGCCTTCAGTTACTGGAGAAAAATTTACAGCCCGGGATGCATGCTTTAGATGTTGGTTCAG GAACTGGGTACATGACTGCATGTTTTGCACGTATGGTTGGACCTCAGGGTCGTGCAATCGGTGTGGAGCATATTCCAGAGTTGGTCGCATTGTCGGTTAAGAATGTTGAAAAAAGTGCAGCTGCTTCATTACTTAAAGATGGATCTCTTGCATTACATGTTGGTG ATGGCAGAAAAGGGTGGCCTGAGTTTGCACCTTATGATGCTATTCATGTTGGGGCAGCAGCACCAGATATTCCTCAACCGCTTATCGATCAACTGAAGCCAGGTGGAAGGTTGGTGATCCCAGTTGGCAAAATATCTCAGGAATTGAAAGTTGTCGATAAAAATGAGGATGGTAATGTAACTGTGCGTACCGAGACTTCAGTACGATATGTACCGCTTACAAGTAGGGAAGCCCAGTTGCGTGGCTACTGA